gagttcaagtgattctcctccctcagcctcccaaagtgctgggattacaggcatgagccactgcacccggcaagttttgtatttttaatggagatggggtttctccatctcCATTAGACCAGCCATGTTGGAccggctggccttgaactcctggcctcaagcaatccacctgccttggtctcccaaagtgctgggattacaagcatgagctaacGTGCCCAGCCTGCCCCCAGCCCTTCTGTGCCTCTCTGGATGGGGGTACCCTGTTCCCCCAAGCTGAGGCTCTTGGGCTCAGGGGCTAGGATATATCTAACCTCCACCATTTACCCAACATGATCTGGGGCAGGTCAgttctccctgggcctcagttcgCTAGTTAGTGAGTGGAGTCAATAATAATTTCACTCATGGCATTATCTGGAGGTCAAGATGAGATAGTTTATCATGACCCAAAACGAGATCCCTGATGTCTGGGACCCGGGGCTGCCCCATGACTGGCATGATTGCTGGGGGAGGGCTGGATTCACCCTTCCTGGGAGGTCAGGAAAGAGTGTGTCAGGCTCTGCCCTCTGGGAGGGGGCTGTTAAGCCCAGGTGGGCACAGAAGTATATTCTGAGGGATTGTTTGGCCctgtgcctttttttcttttttttttttttgatagagtttcGTCtggtttcccagactggagttctatggtgcaatctcggctcactgcaacctccgcctcctgggttcaagcaattctcctgccttagcctctcaagtagctgggattacaggtgcctgccgccacacccagctaatttttttaatttttcgtagagatggggtttcaccatgttggcaaggctggtcttgaattcctgacctcaggtgatccgcccacctcggcttcccaaattgctgggaatacaggcgtgagctaccgcgcccagccaaggacCTGGGCCATTTAAGTGGAGTCCTGAAGGATGAGTAGGTGTTAGCCAGGCTGAGAAGGAGGGAATGATGCTGTAGGCACAGACGCACAGAGGCAGGCAAAGTCACAGGCTGTTGGTTTAGACAAAAATTGAGACTCGCTGGATAAAGTGATCTTAGGGGACCATCACCAGAGAGGAGACACTGGAGGTCTGCAAGGCCTTGTCCTGCCCCTCCAGGGCTACAGGTTCAAGGAGGGGCTGACTCTTTCTCCTGGAGGCCTCGCAGAACCACAGACCCCAAGGATGGCTTGGTGTGGCCAATGTGAGGCTTCTAAGCCTCTGTCTAGCTCTGCGGGGAGACAGGTTGGTGGGGAGAAGCTGGGGGTGGCAGTGGACAGGACAGAGTGTGGGGACAGCTTTGGGAGCCATGCTAGGCAAGGACAAGGGACAACTCTTGTGGGGAGTCACCCAGGGGGGTCTTCAATGGTGCTGAAAGCCCCTGACAGCCCTCCTGCGATAGCCACTGTAGCTCTGCCTGTACCTGGGCCTTCGCTCTGTTGTTGTCCCACCTGCAGGAGTCTGCCTAAAGGGGCATCCCTCAGCCCTACTCCCTCATCAGTGTTCCCAGTACCCTCTCCCTGGCACTTCCACTCCTGGGgggaggaggctgagcagggagagAATGGAACGTGTTCCCCCAGAGGAGCACAGTTCCAGCCAGCGGCCCACTCAGTGAGATGCTCAGGTACCCACGTCCCCCGCCAGCTGCCAGggttccctctccttcctccgtCCCTCCTCCCATCTGGGAAGCCCAGCAGTACTGCGGGGGCGGAACAAGGCGGGGCCACGAACGGTTATAGCTGGGCTCGCAAGGGGACCCACGGCTTGCCTCCAGCCTCCTGCGCTTTGGTACCTGGCGTCCCGACTCCACTGCGCGCCCAAACCCAGCTGAGCCGGTTCGTCGCCCGCCCCGCCGGGCGGCCGTCGACGCGAGCACCCTGGCGCGGGGCCCTGGGAAGCGGGGGGCTCCCGCGAGCCGGCCGCGGCTGGCACTGTCGCTGCTCCTGTTCCTGTTGCCGCTGCCCGCCGGAGCGTGGTACAAGCAAGTGGCGAGTCCCCGCTACCACACGGTGGGCCGCGCCGCTGGCCTGCTCATGGGGCTGCGCCGCTCACCCTATATGTGGCGCCGCGCGCTGCGCGCGGCCGCCGGCCCCCTGACCGGGGACAACCTCTCCCCCGGACCCGCCGCCCGCGAGGCTCCTCTCCTGCTGCCCTCGTGGGTTCAGGAGCTGTGGGAGACGCGACGCAGGAGCTCCGAGGCAGGGATCCCTGTCCGTGCGCCCCGGAGCCCGCGCGCCCCGGAGCCTGCGCTCAAACCGGTGTCCCTGGACTTCAGCGGAGCCGGCCAGGTACGTGAGAGGGGAGGAGGCCTGGACCGCCGCGGGCAAAGGGGTCTCAGGAGGTCTGAGCCGCAGCACGGAGCCGCGTGTTCAGGGGGCACCCTCGGGCCCTTCCATCCCCCGCTCCGCGCCCAGAAAAGTTTTCCCTGGGCAGGCTCGACCCTGGCACCCGGGGGTGGCGGTGGAGGGCCACAGCCTCCTCCCCACGGCCTTGCTCTGCTCTCGCTAGCGACTTCCGAGAGACGTCTCCCGCCCCGCCGTGGTCCCCGCAGCAAACCGCCTTGGCCGGCCCCGCCTGGTCCCCAGACCGTCCTGACAGCGTTCCCCCGCCTGCGGCGCCTCCGCGTCTGACCCAGGAGGAGTCGCCGCAGCTTCCAGGAGCCGCTCACTGCCCCGGCCTGCCGTCCGGTCAATAAAATCCGCCTGACTCCTGCGCCCCCGCGAGCGAC
The genomic region above belongs to Chlorocebus sabaeus isolate Y175 chromosome 5, mChlSab1.0.hap1, whole genome shotgun sequence and contains:
- the NPW gene encoding LOW QUALITY PROTEIN: neuropeptide W (The sequence of the model RefSeq protein was modified relative to this genomic sequence to represent the inferred CDS: inserted 1 base in 1 codon); this encodes MAWCGQCEASKPLSSSAGRQVGGEKLGVAVDRTECGDSFGSHARQGQGTTLVGSHPGGSSMVLKAPDSPPAIATVALPVPGPSLCCCPTCRSLPKGASLSPTPSSVFPVPSPWHFHSWGEEAEQGENGTCSPRGAQFQPAAHSVRCSGTHVPRQLPGFPLLPPSLLPSGKPSSTAGAEQGGATNGYSWARKGTHGLPPASCALVPGXPDSTARPNPAEPVRRPPRRAAVDASTLARGPGKRGAPASRPRLALSLLLFLLPLPAGAWYKQVASPRYHTVGRAAGLLMGLRRSPYMWRRALRAAAGPLTGDNLSPGPAAREAPLLLPSWVQELWETRRRSSEAGIPVRAPRSPRAPEPALKPVSLDFSGAGQRLPRDVSRPAVVPAANRLGRPRLVPRPS